A single window of Caldimicrobium thiodismutans DNA harbors:
- the flgA gene encoding flagellar basal body P-ring formation chaperone FlgA, with the protein MRKLLWLLTFWLILFTNNSLASSYYEEGDLRELFLKEFKLRAKYLRGEITLERFRFEPRDIKIPKNSPFKVEWTGTPRAGSNSAVLVFNPKGGTSQIIRLWGFIEVRMPVLILKNNLSSKSILKDEDLAFEARELSRLPHDVILNKEEALGKELRMGISAGTVLRASHLREPLLVKRNQEVEILAKGQNFEIKAKGIALENGRLDEFIRVRNKSSNRVIQAKVISEGQVEVTF; encoded by the coding sequence ATGAGGAAACTCCTTTGGCTCTTAACTTTCTGGCTAATCCTTTTTACAAATAATAGTTTGGCTTCTTCCTATTATGAAGAAGGAGATTTAAGAGAGCTCTTTCTCAAAGAGTTTAAGCTCAGGGCTAAGTATCTACGAGGAGAAATTACCCTTGAACGCTTTAGATTTGAGCCCCGGGATATAAAGATCCCTAAAAATTCCCCTTTTAAAGTGGAATGGACAGGGACTCCTCGGGCTGGTTCTAATTCTGCAGTTCTTGTCTTTAATCCCAAGGGGGGGACAAGTCAAATTATCAGGCTCTGGGGGTTCATTGAGGTCAGGATGCCTGTTTTGATTTTGAAAAATAACCTTTCCAGTAAAAGTATCCTCAAAGATGAGGATTTGGCCTTTGAAGCAAGGGAACTATCTCGCCTGCCCCATGATGTAATTTTGAATAAAGAAGAAGCTCTGGGTAAAGAGCTCAGAATGGGAATTAGTGCAGGAACGGTCTTAAGGGCCTCTCACCTCAGAGAGCCCCTTCTGGTTAAAAGAAATCAAGAAGTTGAAATTCTTGCCAAGGGACAAAACTTTGAAATAAAGGCCAAGGGGATTGCCCTGGAAAATGGGAGACTTGATGAATTTATAAGGGTAAGAAATAAAAGTAGCAACAGAGTAATTCAGGCTAAGGTAATTAGTGAAGGCCAAGTGGAGGTGACCTTCTGA
- the groL gene encoding chaperonin GroEL (60 kDa chaperone family; promotes refolding of misfolded polypeptides especially under stressful conditions; forms two stacked rings of heptamers to form a barrel-shaped 14mer; ends can be capped by GroES; misfolded proteins enter the barrel where they are refolded when GroES binds), whose protein sequence is MAAKDIIYGANTRDKILAGVNKLANAVKVTLGPKGRNVILERSFGSPLITKDGVTVAKEIELEDKFENMGAQMVREVASKTSDVAGDGTTTATVLAQAIFQEGVKLVAAGINPMAIKRGIDKAVEEVVKELEKLSQPCRTRQEIAQVATISANNDDTIGNLIADAMDKVGKEGVITVEESKGLETYLDVVEGMQFDRGYISPYFVTDADKMECVLEDPYILVYDKKISSMKDLLPVLEQVARSGKPILIIAEDVEGEALATLVVNRLRGVLQCCAVKAPGFGERRKAMLQDIAILTGGTFISEELGMKLENAQLKDLGRARRVVIAKETTTIIDGAGKKEDIEARIKQIRAQIEETTSDYDREKLQERLAKLVGGVAVIYVGAATETEMKEKKARVEDALNATKAAVEEGIVPGGGTAYIRCLPVLDNLKVDGEEQHGIEIIKKALEAPLRQIAGNAGYEGSIIVEKVKAEKGPVGFDAANGEIKDLVAAGIIDPKKVSRCALQNAASISGLLLTTECMVAEKPKKEEKMPPMPGGGEF, encoded by the coding sequence ATGGCAGCTAAGGACATTATTTACGGAGCCAATACCAGAGATAAAATTCTGGCTGGCGTTAACAAACTTGCCAATGCAGTAAAGGTTACCCTTGGGCCCAAGGGAAGAAATGTCATCCTTGAAAGATCTTTTGGTTCACCTCTTATTACCAAAGATGGTGTAACTGTTGCCAAAGAAATTGAGCTCGAGGATAAATTTGAAAATATGGGAGCCCAGATGGTAAGAGAGGTGGCTTCCAAGACAAGTGATGTTGCTGGAGACGGAACTACTACTGCTACTGTTCTTGCTCAAGCAATTTTCCAGGAAGGAGTTAAACTTGTAGCTGCTGGAATTAATCCCATGGCTATTAAAAGAGGTATTGATAAGGCGGTAGAGGAAGTGGTTAAGGAACTTGAAAAACTTTCCCAGCCTTGCAGAACCCGTCAGGAAATTGCACAAGTTGCAACCATTTCAGCTAATAATGATGATACCATTGGAAATCTCATTGCTGATGCCATGGATAAGGTTGGAAAAGAAGGGGTTATCACTGTAGAAGAATCCAAAGGTCTTGAGACCTATTTAGATGTGGTTGAGGGAATGCAGTTTGATAGAGGTTATATTTCTCCTTATTTTGTAACTGATGCAGATAAAATGGAGTGCGTCCTTGAGGATCCTTATATCCTTGTCTATGATAAAAAGATTAGTTCTATGAAGGATTTACTTCCAGTGCTTGAGCAGGTAGCTCGTTCAGGAAAACCTATTCTCATTATTGCTGAAGATGTGGAAGGTGAGGCCCTGGCAACCCTGGTTGTTAACCGTTTGAGAGGAGTGCTCCAGTGCTGTGCAGTTAAGGCTCCTGGGTTTGGTGAGAGAAGAAAGGCTATGTTACAGGACATTGCCATTCTTACTGGCGGAACTTTCATATCTGAAGAGCTTGGAATGAAGCTTGAAAATGCCCAGCTTAAAGACCTTGGAAGGGCAAGAAGAGTTGTTATAGCCAAGGAGACCACCACAATTATTGATGGCGCTGGAAAGAAAGAAGACATTGAGGCCAGAATTAAACAGATCCGTGCCCAGATTGAGGAGACCACCTCTGATTACGATCGTGAGAAACTTCAGGAAAGATTGGCTAAGCTTGTGGGAGGAGTTGCAGTAATTTATGTTGGAGCTGCTACTGAGACTGAAATGAAAGAGAAGAAGGCCCGTGTGGAGGATGCCCTCAATGCTACCAAGGCAGCTGTTGAAGAGGGTATTGTTCCCGGTGGTGGAACCGCTTATATCAGATGCCTACCTGTTCTTGACAATTTAAAGGTTGATGGGGAGGAGCAGCATGGTATTGAAATAATCAAAAAGGCCCTCGAGGCACCTTTGCGCCAGATTGCTGGTAATGCTGGATATGAGGGCTCTATTATTGTAGAAAAAGTTAAGGCTGAAAAAGGTCCCGTTGGTTTTGACGCGGCTAATGGTGAGATCAAAGATCTTGTAGCCGCTGGAATTATAGATCCCAAGAAGGTATCTCGCTGCGCCCTTCAGAATGCTGCTTCTATCTCAGGACTTCTTCTTACTACCGAGTGCATGGTAGCTGAAAAACCCAAGAAGGAAGAAAAAATGCCTCCTATGCCAGGAGGTGGCGAATTTTAA
- a CDS encoding flagellar basal body P-ring protein FlgI, protein MRCLKKIFLIVLFFTFTLKAQAVRLKDIMDVEGVRGNYLVGYGLVVGLKGTGDGDQTKFTVQSVVNMLEKFGIRVQKEQVKLKNVAAVLVTAYLPPYAKPGQKIDVEVSALGDAKNLQGGTLLMTPLTGPDGRVYALAQGPVSIGGFAAGGAGAQTQVNHPTAGKIPNGAIVEREVPMEDINSQSSILISLKTDDFSTTSEVAEAINSYLRGKFATPADLKNIELKVPEKYRGRVVALLGEIGKLEVRPDLPARVVIDEKTGTVIMGENVRISKVAVAHGNLSVTIKEAPEVVQPLPFGRGETAIVPRTEVTAREEKAKIVVLEESATLGELIRALNAVGATSRELIAILQAIKSAGALHADLIII, encoded by the coding sequence ATGCGGTGTTTAAAAAAGATTTTTTTAATTGTTCTTTTTTTCACTTTTACCCTTAAGGCTCAGGCTGTGCGCTTGAAGGATATTATGGATGTTGAAGGTGTAAGAGGGAATTATCTTGTGGGTTATGGGTTGGTAGTAGGTCTTAAGGGCACAGGAGATGGGGATCAAACCAAGTTTACCGTCCAGTCTGTGGTGAATATGCTTGAAAAATTTGGCATAAGGGTTCAAAAGGAACAGGTAAAGCTAAAAAATGTAGCTGCTGTTTTAGTTACCGCCTATCTGCCCCCTTATGCTAAACCTGGTCAAAAGATAGATGTAGAGGTCTCAGCCCTTGGAGATGCCAAAAATCTTCAGGGAGGGACTCTTCTTATGACTCCCTTAACTGGGCCAGATGGAAGGGTCTATGCCCTTGCTCAGGGTCCGGTCTCAATCGGAGGTTTTGCAGCAGGAGGGGCCGGAGCACAAACTCAGGTTAATCATCCAACTGCTGGCAAAATTCCCAATGGAGCCATTGTTGAAAGAGAAGTCCCCATGGAAGATATTAATTCTCAGAGTTCCATCTTGATCTCATTGAAAACAGATGACTTCTCAACAACCTCTGAGGTTGCAGAGGCTATAAATTCCTATCTCAGGGGAAAATTTGCTACACCAGCCGACCTGAAAAATATTGAATTGAAGGTGCCTGAAAAATACAGAGGAAGAGTAGTAGCCCTTTTGGGAGAAATTGGGAAACTTGAGGTAAGACCTGATCTACCTGCAAGAGTGGTGATTGATGAAAAGACAGGAACCGTAATAATGGGAGAGAATGTGAGAATATCAAAGGTTGCAGTAGCACATGGTAATCTAAGTGTAACTATTAAAGAGGCCCCTGAAGTGGTTCAACCCCTCCCCTTTGGGAGAGGTGAAACCGCAATTGTTCCGAGAACTGAAGTGACTGCCAGAGAGGAAAAGGCTAAGATCGTTGTCCTTGAAGAAAGTGCTACCTTAGGAGAATTAATAAGGGCTCTGAATGCAGTTGGCGCAACCTCAAGAGAGCTTATTGCCATCTTGCAGGCTATAAAGTCTGCAGGGGCTCTGCACGCCGATCTGATTATCATTTAA
- a CDS encoding rod-binding protein: protein MENYGLNFQSLQNIKAIAQKDPKLALKKLTREFESLLWYEILKGLDNTTFKSGFFPESLEKKIFQDYLYQEVGRAVSGRPRGLGDYLYKNLIKSPYFKDKTQNSENFKKEG from the coding sequence ATGGAAAATTATGGCTTAAATTTTCAAAGCTTACAAAATATTAAAGCCATAGCCCAAAAAGACCCTAAGCTTGCTTTAAAAAAATTAACAAGGGAGTTTGAATCCCTCCTCTGGTATGAAATACTCAAAGGACTTGATAATACTACCTTTAAAAGTGGTTTCTTTCCTGAAAGCCTTGAGAAAAAGATTTTTCAGGATTATCTCTATCAAGAGGTGGGACGGGCAGTCTCAGGCCGCCCAAGAGGTCTGGGAGATTATCTCTATAAAAACCTTATTAAAAGCCCATATTTTAAAGATAAAACTCAAAATTCCGAAAATTTTAAAAAGGAGGGGTAG
- a CDS encoding flagellar basal body L-ring protein FlgH, which yields MKAFKLSFGILLLFGLSACWEFDPKTPPPPPPPPKVSIPEPVMPLNQSKGSLFRESSSLFAFADNRARFVGDLITIKIIETYQSSNNVKQGSSKSSSIKAGINKLFGYENQFQKTLPLPSGFDPAHLVDGSLSSSTSGQGQVQRDSRILATISARVVEVLPNGNLVIQGVRSIKRNRDLEYITITGIARPQDISSDNSIESTKLSDLYVEYSGKGPNSEAASGPGIITRLLQLFWLF from the coding sequence ATGAAGGCTTTTAAATTAAGCTTTGGAATTCTTCTCTTATTTGGATTGAGTGCCTGCTGGGAGTTTGATCCAAAGACCCCGCCTCCTCCACCTCCGCCTCCAAAGGTAAGTATTCCTGAACCAGTTATGCCTCTAAATCAGAGCAAAGGCTCCCTTTTTAGAGAAAGCTCCTCTCTATTTGCCTTTGCAGATAATCGGGCAAGATTTGTTGGAGACCTCATTACTATAAAGATTATTGAGACCTATCAGAGCTCAAATAATGTGAAACAGGGCTCAAGCAAATCAAGTTCCATAAAAGCAGGAATTAATAAACTTTTTGGTTATGAAAACCAGTTTCAAAAAACCTTACCGCTTCCTTCTGGTTTTGATCCTGCCCATCTGGTTGATGGAAGTTTATCTTCTTCAACCTCTGGTCAGGGACAGGTTCAGAGGGATAGTAGAATCCTTGCTACCATTTCTGCCAGAGTGGTTGAGGTCTTACCCAATGGAAATCTCGTTATTCAGGGGGTAAGATCCATTAAAAGAAATAGAGACCTTGAATACATTACCATCACAGGTATTGCAAGACCTCAGGACATAAGTTCTGATAATTCTATTGAGTCCACTAAACTTTCAGACCTCTATGTGGAATATAGCGGGAAAGGACCAAACAGCGAGGCTGCCAGTGGCCCTGGCATTATAACCAGACTACTTCAACTCTTTTGGTTATTTTAG
- a CDS encoding rubredoxin has product MANQFEGSWICSTTNCGYIYNPAKGDRKGKIPAGTRFEDLPEEWRCPVCGASKKAFKPMSEVEGEQEK; this is encoded by the coding sequence ATGGCAAATCAATTTGAGGGATCCTGGATCTGCTCAACTACTAATTGCGGATACATTTATAATCCAGCCAAGGGTGATCGTAAAGGGAAGATACCTGCTGGAACTCGCTTTGAGGATTTACCTGAGGAATGGAGATGTCCTGTCTGTGGAGCTTCCAAAAAGGCTTTTAAACCCATGAGTGAAGTTGAAGGGGAACAGGAAAAATAA
- the flgL gene encoding flagellar hook-associated protein FlgL: MRIGMNTKFGAVLSDLERLSSEITLNQLKISSGKNFLRPSDDPPASVISLNYKQGISRIERYMRAIEEGYAFLKAQEATLSSVEDLVARAKVLALQGVNATQDLNARKATAEEIDKIVHSLLALANSQIGEKYLFAGQKTTGFPPGEAPFKLVKETLPDGQIIERVIYQGSTEDFEMGYDKDMKMTLGENGQKIFMDSGVFETLLSLKRTLLADNQIDYKKEQYNIQEAIGKLDRIYNHFAEKRGKIGAQMAHFETKKNLYMDFKQTLESNLGEVESADLAKLASRLQSLSIAYDAALRAVALFSDMSLAKYI; this comes from the coding sequence ATGAGAATTGGTATGAATACCAAATTTGGAGCGGTTCTTTCTGACCTTGAAAGGCTTTCCTCTGAGATTACCCTCAATCAGCTAAAAATCTCCTCAGGTAAGAATTTCCTGAGACCTTCAGATGATCCTCCAGCCTCAGTTATTTCTCTTAACTATAAACAGGGAATCTCCCGCATTGAGCGTTATATGAGAGCCATTGAGGAGGGCTATGCCTTTCTTAAGGCTCAGGAGGCAACCCTTTCCAGTGTGGAAGACCTTGTTGCCAGAGCTAAGGTTCTTGCCCTTCAGGGAGTAAATGCCACTCAGGATCTCAACGCAAGGAAAGCCACAGCTGAAGAAATAGATAAAATTGTGCATAGTCTTCTTGCCCTTGCTAATTCCCAAATTGGCGAAAAATATCTCTTTGCAGGGCAAAAAACTACAGGCTTTCCCCCAGGAGAAGCACCCTTTAAACTGGTTAAAGAAACCCTGCCAGATGGACAGATCATTGAAAGAGTTATCTATCAGGGCTCAACTGAGGATTTTGAAATGGGCTATGATAAGGATATGAAAATGACCCTTGGAGAAAATGGACAAAAAATCTTTATGGACTCAGGGGTATTTGAAACCCTTTTATCTTTAAAAAGAACCCTTCTTGCAGATAATCAAATTGATTACAAGAAGGAACAGTATAATATCCAAGAGGCAATAGGAAAACTTGATAGGATTTATAATCACTTTGCTGAAAAAAGAGGAAAGATTGGGGCTCAAATGGCTCATTTTGAGACCAAAAAGAATCTCTATATGGATTTCAAACAGACCCTTGAGAGCAATCTTGGAGAGGTTGAAAGTGCTGATCTTGCTAAACTTGCCTCACGCTTACAAAGCCTGAGTATAGCCTATGATGCAGCCTTAAGGGCAGTAGCCCTTTTCTCGGATATGAGCCTTGCCAAATATATTTAA
- the flgK gene encoding flagellar hook-associated protein FlgK — protein sequence MAGLSSALNIAKNALLNFQLATSVISHNVANVNNPAYSRQKAIETTYPPSPSPVGSIGSGSRIEKIIRYFDAFLERNINLKKTDYGLVSASEAGLNILESLFNETQDSGLSKILREFWNAWQNLANYPENLSARTQVIEYGKLITEGLKAKFQGMRDLETQIGLKLKEMVDNINRLSSQIAELNLQIIARESGGKTANDLRDQRDRLVGELSQLASIQYFETKEGAYNIILGKGFNLVNLGYNWKLEISGTEVYWVGSNGEKVPLSGKEVPSGELGGWLKLLEQLSDSFNYEYVSGTNPIYLAGRSLGETDKFSDLGITSGTITFTGKDHFGKEISGTFTITTGDETLRDFLTAIERAYSFTVKAYLKDGRLYVEDAFRGPGKLEFSITSAPATLNFGRFDDPAYQRRVEELNLAGKLKLFGEELIKAVNELHTQGVGLEFFTKELEGAYSVNQYIKELPYYLELNRKGSFYLWVKEDTGKINPVRVDLNLHEDSTLDDLATTINQALSNAGYATSSTNFDIRAIVRGGKLVFQARDGISFAFSNDTSGILLSTGINLFFVGTDPADFQVNPLLVQKPELLSSGKMDVSALRTGLPLFGVFRSKNVIDPTQTFQVNTLYVRPYDDKGRVYNYPPQAVYEGTFSGTTLTGDLTIYFKDANGNTLGSPLIIPSGTGISDLPTLFNGSNGIRAVLEDGILRLELVPNNAPSGSVWFEVSEGSSGINPLIKWDNNIKAFAVSINPTGSTDPDTLQEILNKLNRLPFLRAYRDEFGHGVFRLEPNQTKVYGFELGESLVSGADPSSPNDSLLSYLRDQNMFIPSFRWNGTSEFRFLSGLEPIIKPKVYMGNAGITPSSSASYTVKFFDNNGDIVGTASVSGEDTLSDLITNFDGVPGFKARILGDKFYIWLDPSESGAPTNAAYFTIEIADDSNSPYEGALGLIRTSSGVSGLKAGEISSYLFDEKGNPIDTVEDPFNVVDPFRIELTTEKPLFQILQTINAPENAKWALSSRLDREGKLIVETTGLYKTKSFILEDTKPLIAGNTLTLNNLKYDPVTNSYYYLSDFRALASASFSTQTIRITLIDDKGNPISGAYADVEIGSALNVIFSAINNILIGGTNYFEAGLDTSGKIYIKLKNFTYGTPPKKVLGFKIETTTPPTDGNDFTTFILSKVSQKDTRGEGLIHNLNPYELKRGDNRIAQAIADSATDTRKALNLSNLENYYASMVGEIGTTTKAVKENKSFLDDLLRQLNTLKDSISGVSLDEEMANLIKYQQAFTATAKILSTVEDMFDALISAKR from the coding sequence ATGGCAGGCCTGAGCTCAGCCTTAAACATTGCCAAAAATGCCCTTCTTAACTTTCAACTGGCAACCTCTGTAATATCTCATAATGTTGCCAATGTGAATAATCCCGCCTATTCCAGACAAAAGGCCATTGAAACCACCTATCCCCCAAGCCCCTCTCCTGTTGGCTCAATTGGTTCAGGTTCAAGAATAGAAAAAATTATCCGCTATTTTGATGCCTTCCTTGAAAGAAATATAAATCTAAAAAAAACAGATTATGGACTTGTCTCTGCAAGTGAGGCAGGACTCAATATTCTTGAAAGCCTTTTTAATGAGACTCAGGATAGCGGGCTTTCCAAAATCTTGAGGGAATTCTGGAATGCCTGGCAAAACCTTGCCAATTATCCTGAAAATCTCTCTGCAAGAACCCAGGTGATTGAATATGGAAAACTCATAACTGAAGGCTTAAAAGCCAAATTTCAGGGAATGAGAGATCTTGAAACCCAGATTGGTTTAAAACTTAAGGAGATGGTTGATAACATCAATCGCCTCTCCTCACAGATTGCTGAACTCAACCTTCAGATTATTGCCAGAGAATCAGGGGGGAAAACGGCTAATGACCTGAGAGATCAAAGAGACCGCCTGGTAGGAGAACTTTCTCAACTTGCAAGTATCCAGTATTTTGAAACCAAAGAAGGGGCTTATAACATAATCCTTGGAAAGGGGTTTAATTTAGTAAATCTTGGTTATAACTGGAAACTTGAGATCTCTGGAACAGAGGTTTACTGGGTGGGATCTAATGGTGAAAAGGTGCCTCTTTCAGGAAAAGAGGTGCCAAGTGGAGAACTCGGGGGCTGGCTGAAACTTCTTGAACAGCTATCCGATAGCTTTAACTATGAATATGTCTCAGGCACAAATCCCATATATTTAGCAGGAAGATCCCTCGGGGAGACAGATAAATTCTCAGACCTCGGCATAACCTCTGGAACTATAACCTTTACTGGAAAGGATCACTTTGGAAAAGAAATCTCAGGAACCTTTACCATAACTACTGGAGATGAAACTTTAAGAGATTTTCTAACGGCCATAGAAAGAGCCTATAGTTTTACTGTAAAGGCCTATTTAAAGGATGGAAGGCTTTATGTGGAAGATGCCTTTCGTGGTCCAGGAAAACTTGAATTTTCCATAACTTCAGCTCCAGCAACCCTTAATTTTGGCCGCTTTGATGATCCTGCCTATCAAAGAAGGGTTGAAGAATTAAATCTTGCAGGAAAATTAAAACTTTTCGGTGAGGAACTTATTAAGGCAGTAAATGAACTTCATACCCAGGGAGTTGGGCTTGAATTTTTTACCAAAGAACTTGAAGGCGCTTACTCAGTAAATCAATATATCAAAGAACTTCCCTATTATCTTGAGCTAAATAGAAAAGGTTCCTTTTACCTCTGGGTGAAAGAGGATACTGGTAAAATCAATCCTGTGAGAGTAGATTTAAATCTCCATGAAGATTCAACCCTTGATGACCTTGCAACTACAATAAATCAGGCCTTATCAAATGCTGGTTATGCTACCTCTTCTACCAATTTTGACATTCGCGCTATAGTTAGAGGGGGAAAACTTGTCTTTCAAGCAAGGGATGGTATCTCCTTTGCCTTTTCCAATGACACCTCAGGAATCCTTCTCTCTACAGGAATTAATCTCTTTTTTGTGGGAACAGACCCTGCAGACTTTCAGGTAAATCCCCTTCTTGTGCAAAAGCCAGAACTTTTATCCTCAGGAAAAATGGATGTCTCCGCTTTAAGAACAGGGCTCCCCCTTTTCGGAGTCTTCAGAAGTAAAAATGTTATTGACCCAACTCAGACTTTTCAGGTTAATACCCTTTATGTGCGCCCTTATGATGATAAGGGAAGGGTTTATAATTATCCGCCTCAGGCAGTTTATGAAGGAACCTTTAGCGGGACAACTCTTACAGGGGATCTTACTATCTACTTTAAAGATGCCAATGGAAATACCCTTGGATCACCTTTAATTATCCCCTCAGGAACAGGGATTTCAGATCTTCCAACCCTTTTCAATGGTTCAAATGGTATTAGAGCAGTTCTTGAGGATGGCATCTTAAGACTTGAACTTGTTCCAAATAATGCACCTTCAGGATCAGTCTGGTTTGAAGTTTCAGAAGGGTCTTCAGGCATAAATCCTTTGATCAAGTGGGACAATAATATCAAAGCCTTTGCAGTTAGCATAAATCCCACAGGATCAACGGATCCAGATACCCTTCAGGAAATTCTAAATAAACTAAACAGGCTTCCCTTTTTAAGGGCTTATAGAGATGAATTCGGGCATGGAGTTTTTAGGCTTGAACCTAATCAGACCAAGGTCTATGGCTTTGAACTGGGAGAAAGCCTTGTATCTGGAGCTGACCCCTCTTCTCCAAATGATAGCCTTTTGAGCTACCTAAGGGACCAGAATATGTTTATTCCCTCCTTTAGATGGAATGGCACCTCTGAATTTCGCTTTCTTTCAGGCCTTGAGCCCATTATTAAGCCAAAAGTTTATATGGGAAATGCAGGTATTACCCCCTCCTCATCAGCTTCTTATACAGTTAAATTTTTTGATAATAATGGTGACATAGTTGGAACAGCTTCAGTCTCAGGAGAAGACACCCTTTCTGATTTAATAACCAATTTTGATGGAGTCCCAGGGTTTAAAGCCCGAATCCTTGGGGATAAATTTTACATCTGGCTTGATCCCTCTGAGAGTGGAGCACCTACCAATGCAGCCTATTTTACCATTGAGATAGCTGATGATTCAAATAGCCCTTATGAGGGAGCCTTAGGACTTATAAGAACCTCTTCAGGGGTTTCTGGCCTTAAGGCTGGTGAGATCTCTTCTTATCTTTTTGATGAAAAGGGAAATCCTATTGATACTGTGGAAGACCCCTTTAATGTGGTTGATCCCTTTAGAATTGAGCTAACCACAGAAAAACCCCTCTTTCAGATCCTTCAGACTATAAATGCCCCGGAAAATGCCAAGTGGGCATTATCTTCTCGTCTTGATCGGGAAGGAAAACTCATTGTGGAAACCACAGGACTTTATAAAACCAAAAGCTTTATCCTTGAAGACACAAAACCCCTTATTGCTGGAAACACCCTGACCCTCAATAATCTCAAATATGACCCGGTGACTAATTCCTATTATTATTTGAGCGATTTTAGAGCCCTGGCTTCAGCCTCCTTTTCAACTCAAACCATAAGAATTACACTGATTGATGACAAAGGAAACCCTATCTCAGGAGCATATGCAGATGTAGAAATAGGTTCCGCATTGAATGTGATCTTTAGTGCTATAAATAACATACTTATAGGTGGAACAAATTATTTTGAGGCTGGGCTTGATACCTCTGGCAAAATCTATATCAAGCTCAAGAATTTTACTTACGGAACTCCACCTAAAAAAGTTTTAGGCTTTAAAATTGAGACCACTACACCACCAACTGATGGTAATGATTTTACTACTTTTATACTTTCCAAGGTTTCACAGAAGGACACAAGGGGTGAGGGCCTTATTCACAATCTTAACCCCTATGAGCTCAAAAGAGGTGATAATCGTATTGCTCAGGCTATTGCAGACTCAGCCACAGATACCCGCAAGGCACTAAATCTTTCAAACCTTGAAAATTACTATGCCAGCATGGTAGGTGAAATTGGCACAACTACCAAGGCTGTAAAAGAAAACAAAAGCTTTCTTGATGACCTCTTAAGACAGCTTAATACTTTAAAGGATTCTATTTCCGGGGTTTCTCTTGATGAGGAGATGGCAAATCTTATCAAATATCAGCAGGCCTTTACCGCAACTGCCAAAATTCTTTCCACTGTGGAAGACATGTTTGATGCTCTAATTAGTGCCAAACGCTAA
- the mnmA gene encoding tRNA 2-thiouridine(34) synthase MnmA, giving the protein MKVAVAMSGGVDSSVSALLLKKRGFEVIGISFLLFDNQEKSLEEAMKVAEALEIPHYFFDLREVFKREIIESFINEYSLGRTPNPCALCNRKIKFGLVLELVKRDLGVDFYATGHYVEKGFYKSYPLLKISRNRKKDQSYFLSLIPGERIPELLFPVGEFESKDEVRNLAEREGLKFWKKEESQEVCFFMGKSLVEYLEEHLGEREGEIIYQGRVVGKHKGIHFYTIGQRRGFNLPFGKPLYVVKIEAKTNRIHLGEERELEREEFYLEDINFQLPLEYWESPRAQIRYRTEKVPVKEIKREGEFWKIILKKPVKRVTPGQVCAFYEGEFLLGGGVIAKTD; this is encoded by the coding sequence ATGAAGGTTGCAGTGGCTATGAGTGGGGGGGTAGATAGTTCGGTATCTGCCCTTCTTTTGAAGAAAAGGGGATTTGAGGTTATAGGAATTAGTTTTCTTCTCTTTGATAATCAAGAAAAGTCCCTTGAAGAGGCAATGAAAGTAGCAGAAGCTCTTGAGATTCCTCATTATTTCTTTGATTTGAGGGAGGTTTTCAAAAGGGAAATTATTGAGTCCTTTATAAATGAGTATTCCCTCGGGAGAACTCCTAACCCCTGTGCCCTATGTAATAGAAAGATAAAATTTGGATTGGTTTTAGAACTTGTTAAAAGGGATTTAGGAGTTGATTTTTATGCTACAGGTCATTATGTTGAAAAGGGGTTTTACAAAAGTTATCCCCTTTTAAAAATTTCACGGAATCGTAAAAAAGACCAGTCCTATTTCCTTTCTCTTATTCCAGGGGAGCGAATTCCTGAGCTTCTTTTTCCTGTGGGGGAGTTTGAAAGTAAGGATGAGGTCCGCAACCTTGCTGAAAGGGAAGGACTTAAATTCTGGAAAAAAGAAGAGTCTCAGGAGGTCTGTTTTTTTATGGGAAAAAGTCTTGTGGAGTATTTGGAAGAACATCTTGGTGAAAGGGAAGGGGAGATAATTTATCAAGGAAGAGTGGTTGGTAAACATAAGGGGATTCATTTTTATACCATTGGTCAGAGAAGGGGTTTTAATCTTCCTTTCGGGAAGCCTCTATATGTGGTAAAAATTGAGGCTAAAACCAATAGGATCCATCTTGGAGAGGAAAGGGAACTTGAAAGGGAGGAGTTTTATCTTGAGGATATAAATTTTCAGCTTCCGCTGGAATACTGGGAAAGCCCAAGAGCTCAAATTAGATATCGCACGGAGAAAGTGCCTGTTAAGGAAATAAAGAGAGAGGGCGAGTTCTGGAAAATAATTCTTAAAAAACCAGTAAAAAGGGTAACTCCAGGGCAGGTTTGCGCCTTTTATGAGGGAGAGTTTTTGCTTGGGGGAGGGGTTATTGCAAAAACTGATTAA